A region of uncultured Draconibacterium sp. DNA encodes the following proteins:
- a CDS encoding SIR2 family protein: MLDILQKIKTDKTSIFCGAGISFNSGLPLANTLIVEILKKFELSEEEINLILNSNLPFESFIDVLQENTDATKILEIFQINNANTNHYLIAHWAKLGIVKNIFTTNFDLCIEQALADFGLKRNIDFNVFTSEEEFHNIHLDGDTVNLIKIHGCVTDITEMGITMKSVANETLSTNKRKLISDFFNKNVNPNILILGYSCSDHFDISPEIESITSGQSEIVFIEHTNNSDQKLGTNEHISLKQEKNPFVKFNNGTRFYTNTDSFIKEIWNLTIETPFELIKYPQMNWDSKIDSWYDLATNENTARIKWDLCGQLFYNIGEFQRASLHFRKAVDFAIRIDDQLGMSNLAGLGMSYNMLGEYESAQKCIEVVLQISIESDNTYNYIAQLQNLGNIYRNLGKLEKAKNVLCWAVIVSEFHNEKFVLGNSLGNLALVYNLMREPDNAVRCLEYGLQISQEIGNKQAECSQLASLGIALMNKGYLPKAEELMVQSIKIAELIGARENEAEVRINLAVVKLNLGQYKEALFEANRSLEIANANLSKSTQGLAFFILGQAFFFLQERSLAISNMKKSVDIYSVIYPMDHPNLQTAIKLLNQFQSKE, encoded by the coding sequence ATGCTTGACATACTACAAAAAATTAAAACAGACAAAACATCGATATTTTGTGGTGCAGGTATTTCTTTTAACTCGGGTCTTCCCTTGGCTAACACGCTTATTGTAGAAATCCTTAAAAAATTTGAACTAAGTGAAGAGGAGATAAATCTAATTCTCAATTCTAATCTTCCTTTCGAGTCTTTCATTGATGTTTTACAGGAAAATACCGATGCAACCAAAATACTTGAAATATTTCAAATCAATAACGCTAACACCAATCATTATCTGATTGCACATTGGGCTAAACTCGGAATTGTAAAAAACATATTCACCACAAACTTCGATCTTTGCATTGAACAGGCACTAGCTGACTTTGGTCTAAAAAGGAATATAGATTTTAATGTCTTTACATCTGAAGAAGAGTTTCACAATATCCATTTGGACGGTGATACCGTTAACCTAATAAAAATACATGGTTGCGTAACGGATATAACAGAAATGGGAATTACAATGAAATCCGTTGCAAATGAAACTTTGTCAACAAATAAACGAAAATTGATTTCTGATTTTTTCAATAAAAATGTTAATCCAAATATCCTTATCCTCGGGTACAGTTGTTCGGACCATTTTGACATCTCCCCTGAAATTGAATCTATAACTTCAGGTCAAAGCGAGATTGTTTTTATCGAACACACCAACAATTCTGATCAAAAATTAGGAACCAACGAACATATTTCTCTAAAGCAAGAAAAGAATCCGTTTGTAAAATTTAATAATGGAACTAGGTTCTATACAAATACCGATTCCTTTATTAAAGAAATTTGGAATCTGACAATAGAGACACCTTTCGAACTTATTAAGTACCCGCAAATGAACTGGGATAGCAAAATTGACTCCTGGTATGATTTGGCCACAAATGAAAATACAGCACGTATAAAGTGGGACTTGTGCGGGCAACTTTTTTATAATATTGGAGAATTTCAAAGGGCTTCATTGCATTTTCGAAAGGCAGTAGACTTTGCCATCCGAATTGATGATCAATTGGGGATGAGTAATCTTGCGGGTTTAGGAATGTCCTATAATATGCTCGGAGAGTACGAAAGTGCTCAGAAATGTATAGAAGTCGTACTACAAATATCCATCGAATCTGATAACACCTATAATTATATAGCCCAACTTCAAAATTTAGGAAATATATACAGAAATTTAGGTAAGCTGGAAAAAGCAAAAAACGTTCTTTGCTGGGCTGTTATCGTATCGGAATTTCACAATGAGAAGTTTGTATTAGGCAATTCGTTGGGAAACCTGGCTTTAGTTTACAATCTTATGCGTGAGCCTGATAATGCTGTTAGATGTTTGGAATACGGGCTTCAGATATCACAAGAAATAGGTAATAAACAAGCAGAATGCAGCCAATTAGCTAGTTTGGGAATTGCCTTGATGAATAAGGGGTATCTTCCTAAAGCCGAAGAATTAATGGTTCAAAGTATAAAAATAGCAGAATTGATTGGTGCTCGAGAAAATGAAGCGGAAGTTAGAATTAACTTAGCGGTTGTAAAACTAAATCTAGGACAATACAAAGAAGCTCTTTTCGAAGCAAATAGATCTTTAGAAATTGCCAATGCTAATCTTTCGAAATCTACCCAAGGATTAGCATTCTTTATATTAGGTCAAGCCTTTTTCTTTTTACAAGAAAGGAGTTTGGCTATTTCAAATATGAAAAAGTCGGTTGATATATATAGTGTGATATATCCGATGGATCATCCAAATCTGCAAACTGCAATCAAGCTTCTGAATCAATTTCAATCAAAAGAGTAA
- a CDS encoding rhodanese-like domain-containing protein, producing the protein MKKMKTYTILLLAISLLATACSDNNDDYDDNGDNTIPGDTYTDVMASQVKMELVDDVSISPYAAIFDVSPVYSDGHLPFATNTNGVDGLGTMLGSLDKTKSYLVYCHGDAPSIAGAKLLTENGFSKVYRLQGNYAAWDDVSFVDIVASVAKSKIDAADFEAIFDVSPHYNEQHIPGASNANAGAGGTDLATLTAGMDKTKKYLVYCHADGPSMAGAQLMEDAGFKNVFRLEGNFGAWTNAGYPTE; encoded by the coding sequence ATGAAAAAGATGAAGACCTATACAATTTTACTGTTGGCCATTAGTTTGTTGGCCACGGCCTGCAGCGACAACAATGATGACTATGATGACAATGGCGACAACACAATACCGGGAGATACTTATACCGATGTAATGGCCAGCCAGGTAAAAATGGAACTGGTTGACGATGTATCCATAAGCCCGTACGCAGCCATTTTCGATGTGTCGCCTGTATACAGCGACGGGCATTTGCCATTTGCCACCAATACCAATGGTGTTGATGGTTTGGGAACAATGCTGGGCAGCCTGGATAAAACCAAAAGTTATTTAGTGTATTGTCACGGCGATGCTCCCTCCATTGCCGGAGCCAAACTGTTAACCGAAAACGGTTTTTCAAAAGTTTATCGCTTACAGGGCAATTACGCAGCATGGGACGATGTTTCGTTTGTGGATATCGTGGCAAGCGTGGCAAAATCAAAAATTGATGCTGCTGATTTTGAAGCCATTTTCGATGTGTCGCCGCACTACAATGAACAGCATATTCCGGGGGCAAGCAATGCCAACGCCGGTGCCGGCGGAACCGATTTGGCCACACTAACAGCAGGTATGGACAAAACAAAAAAGTACCTGGTGTATTGCCATGCCGATGGCCCTTCAATGGCAGGAGCACAACTGATGGAAGATGCCGGGTTTAAAAACGTATTTCGGCTGGAAGGAAATTTTGGTGCCTGGACCAACGCCGGGTATCCCACCGAATAA
- a CDS encoding ATP-binding protein, giving the protein MVGFRTKARAVDLLGKGQISDLPTAISELWKNGYDAYGDKLGAHLYLEGYSNLTKPLFLLSDDGTGMSSEDILDKWIVLGTDSKSRGGLDIKGEDTLNKPPRIKMGEKGIGRLSVAYLGSPMLMLTKKKNDIVQLLYFDWRILENYNLFIDDINIPIKSLPNLSDIRSIFNELKEELLDNLSDLKNEDRNEKILTQWYDQLDLREEIISENEEIELPDFFEDEILIDFKNPESHGTKFLIYNPDEQLLELAKYADKKDRPDYIESSINEIRATLSGLFNVFKKEEENNKIKTSFFIKSDTGEYDFISSREFFTHEDFEICDHLIDGDFDENGTFKGTIRVFKQPVDYSFRNTKPLGKVPYGPFKIKVGVSPGKGQATIMNEEQFKLLDNKLKLFGGLYIYRDNFRVLPYGKTEVDFLNFEKRRTFGAGYYFFSHRRMFGFIDISRIKNEKLKDKAGREGFIANQAYREFKADLEAFFIDLAKQFFATDAKSDLKEKQQTDLKKQAEAEKKEKEREKEERREFSKKLTQHPKELKELQQKIESDTALLSDLVTKSSLIYDEIRATLGRIEKTKTKLNSLILSKPTRFKLTENQEKKFFNFNNQIETFFNTSFISTQKVIEEARSKLEEEELLKEYENLGNYYQNLIKDKFYEFSDTFKKSFNRLEEKLKIESNHYTGELKKHYENYYPKEINKKAIKNSLNYLEKSFNKLQIELENKIPPLFAHLNRLSFDVDEDQLTGFYKVRFEEIEKQWQETKELAQLGIAVEIIDHQFNALYSQLANTINKFQLVLSEEKSNIKLYKELKTAFEHLESKYKLLSPLYRTTGKTKTEFNGQYISNYIETFFSEQFEDNAIKFRPTPEFNEFSVHTFESILLPVFINVVHNAVYWLTSVNERKIVLDVKDSEILIMNSGAQIEDFYLDKIFDLFYSKRPNGRGIGLYLAKENLNSIGYDIFASNDKRYNILEGACFIIKKL; this is encoded by the coding sequence ATGGTTGGATTTAGAACTAAAGCAAGAGCTGTTGATTTATTAGGTAAAGGACAGATATCCGATTTGCCAACTGCAATATCTGAATTGTGGAAAAACGGATATGACGCATACGGAGATAAGTTAGGGGCACATTTATATCTTGAGGGATATTCCAACTTAACAAAACCTCTTTTTTTACTCAGTGATGACGGTACAGGAATGTCCTCAGAAGACATTCTTGATAAATGGATTGTTCTTGGAACTGATTCAAAAAGTAGAGGTGGCCTTGATATAAAAGGCGAAGATACCTTGAACAAGCCACCAAGAATCAAGATGGGAGAAAAAGGCATCGGTCGTTTATCAGTTGCCTATTTGGGAAGTCCGATGTTAATGCTGACTAAGAAGAAGAATGACATAGTTCAATTACTTTATTTTGATTGGAGAATACTTGAGAATTATAATTTGTTTATAGATGATATCAATATTCCTATCAAATCATTACCAAATTTATCAGACATTAGATCGATTTTTAATGAACTGAAAGAAGAATTATTAGATAACTTATCCGATCTGAAAAATGAAGATAGAAATGAGAAGATTCTTACACAATGGTATGATCAATTGGATTTAAGAGAAGAAATAATCTCAGAAAATGAGGAGATAGAATTACCAGATTTCTTCGAAGATGAAATTCTCATAGATTTTAAGAATCCGGAATCTCATGGAACAAAATTCCTTATTTATAATCCTGATGAACAGTTGCTTGAGCTTGCAAAATATGCTGATAAAAAAGATAGACCGGATTACATTGAAAGTTCAATAAATGAAATACGAGCAACATTAAGTGGATTATTCAATGTTTTTAAGAAAGAAGAAGAAAACAATAAAATTAAAACCAGTTTTTTTATAAAATCAGATACTGGAGAATATGACTTTATATCTTCACGCGAATTTTTTACTCATGAAGACTTTGAAATATGTGATCATTTAATTGATGGAGATTTTGATGAGAACGGCACATTCAAAGGAACAATTAGAGTGTTCAAACAGCCTGTTGATTATTCATTTAGAAATACGAAACCCCTTGGCAAAGTTCCTTATGGACCATTTAAAATAAAAGTCGGTGTTAGTCCAGGTAAGGGGCAAGCAACGATTATGAATGAAGAACAGTTTAAGTTACTCGATAATAAACTTAAACTGTTCGGTGGATTATATATATATCGCGATAATTTCAGAGTTCTTCCATACGGTAAAACGGAAGTTGATTTTTTAAATTTTGAAAAACGTAGAACTTTCGGTGCGGGATATTACTTTTTTAGTCATCGCCGAATGTTTGGTTTTATTGATATCTCCCGAATAAAGAATGAGAAGTTGAAGGACAAAGCGGGAAGAGAAGGGTTTATTGCAAATCAAGCTTACAGAGAGTTTAAAGCGGATTTAGAGGCCTTTTTTATTGATTTAGCTAAGCAATTCTTTGCTACAGATGCAAAATCAGATCTAAAAGAAAAACAACAAACAGATCTAAAAAAACAAGCTGAGGCAGAAAAAAAGGAAAAAGAAAGAGAAAAAGAAGAACGAAGAGAGTTTTCCAAAAAATTAACGCAACATCCCAAAGAGCTTAAAGAACTCCAACAGAAAATTGAAAGTGATACCGCTTTGTTAAGTGATTTGGTAACTAAATCCAGTCTAATTTACGATGAAATTAGAGCAACCTTAGGAAGGATAGAAAAAACGAAAACCAAGCTAAACAGCCTTATTCTGTCTAAACCAACCAGGTTCAAACTAACGGAAAATCAGGAGAAAAAGTTTTTCAACTTTAATAATCAAATTGAAACCTTTTTTAATACCTCCTTTATTTCAACACAGAAAGTGATTGAAGAGGCACGTTCAAAATTAGAAGAGGAAGAACTGTTAAAAGAGTATGAAAATTTAGGGAACTATTATCAAAATCTGATTAAAGATAAATTCTATGAATTTTCTGATACGTTTAAAAAATCATTTAACCGTTTAGAAGAGAAACTAAAAATAGAATCGAATCATTATACCGGAGAACTAAAGAAGCATTACGAGAATTATTATCCTAAAGAAATTAATAAGAAGGCAATTAAAAATAGCCTGAATTATCTTGAGAAGTCTTTTAATAAATTGCAAATAGAGCTTGAGAATAAAATCCCTCCTTTATTCGCTCATTTGAATAGACTTTCGTTTGATGTCGACGAAGACCAGTTAACCGGCTTCTACAAAGTTAGATTTGAAGAAATTGAGAAGCAATGGCAAGAAACAAAGGAATTAGCTCAGTTAGGTATCGCCGTCGAAATAATAGACCATCAATTTAATGCCTTATATTCTCAACTTGCAAACACAATAAACAAATTTCAACTTGTCTTATCTGAAGAGAAATCTAATATCAAACTATATAAAGAGCTAAAAACAGCGTTTGAGCATCTGGAAAGTAAATATAAGTTATTATCTCCTTTATATAGAACAACTGGAAAGACTAAAACCGAATTTAACGGTCAATATATTTCAAATTATATCGAAACATTTTTCTCAGAACAATTTGAAGATAATGCAATCAAATTCAGGCCTACACCAGAATTTAATGAATTTAGTGTTCATACATTCGAATCGATATTATTGCCAGTTTTTATTAATGTGGTACATAATGCTGTCTATTGGTTGACGTCTGTTAATGAGAGAAAAATAGTGCTGGATGTTAAAGATTCTGAAATTCTAATTATGAATTCAGGAGCACAAATTGAAGATTTCTATTTAGATAAAATTTTTGATTTGTTTTACTCTAAACGTCCTAATGGAAGAGGAATCGGATTGTACCTTGCAAAGGAAAATTTAAATAGTATTGGTTACGATATTTTCGCATCCAACGATAAGAGATATAACATTTTAGAGGGTGCATGTTTTATTATAAAAAAGTTATAA
- a CDS encoding DPP IV N-terminal domain-containing protein, with the protein MVKRIFPILTLLLFVYGWSAGQEVYTSADYDRAAATMGTNLTRFVDNAIRPQWLPDGRLWYTCLSEDKAEYKLFDPASKKMQVASSRNELFETAGIEQPQRGWYYTEVLSPDGKYKAFIRDWNLWIQEVETGKESALTTDGVENFGYATDNAGWKKSDRPILSWSPDSKKIATFQQDQRHVSDMYLVKTKVGAPELAAWKYPLPGDEDIIRIYRVIIDITKDDGLVRLKMASDARRGSLCDDISCEGGFDDVSWSDDSKKLVFVSTSRDHKEEYVRIADCETGEVNDIFDEIVDTQYESGQGTINWKYFSATNEIIWYSERSDWGHLYLYDATSGEIKNQITSGDFVVRQVLRYDVENRQIYFIAGGKEAGVNPYFRYLYRVDFSGKNLTLLTPEEGDHSVNFSPDGNYFTDTYSQPDVPGVTVVRNAGGKLISTLEKTDVSRLEATGWKAPEVFSVKSANKKWDLYGLLFTPSNLDKTKKYPVIVYIYPGPQGGSVGSWSFSASRRDNQALAELGFVVVVLEGSGNPNRSKSFHDASYGNMAENTLPDQISGLEQLSERYGFFDLDKVGIWGHSGGGFATASAMFKYPDFFKVGISESGNHDNRNYEDDWGERYNGLETYDDNGVSNYEDQANQLYAKNLKGKLLIIHGGMDDNVPPYNTYLVVNALIKANKDFDMIILPNARHGYGADSYYIMRRRWDYFITNLMNAVPPKEYQIKIAPDQRAVRR; encoded by the coding sequence ATGGTTAAAAGAATTTTTCCAATCCTTACGCTCTTGTTGTTTGTTTATGGCTGGTCAGCCGGTCAGGAAGTTTATACCTCAGCCGATTACGATCGTGCCGCTGCTACAATGGGAACAAACCTGACTCGTTTTGTTGATAATGCTATCCGTCCGCAATGGTTGCCCGATGGCCGCTTATGGTACACATGCCTGTCGGAAGACAAAGCGGAATACAAACTTTTCGACCCGGCAAGTAAGAAGATGCAAGTTGCATCGTCGCGAAACGAGCTTTTTGAAACGGCGGGTATTGAGCAGCCGCAGAGAGGTTGGTATTATACGGAGGTGCTTTCGCCCGACGGGAAATACAAGGCATTTATCCGCGACTGGAACCTGTGGATACAAGAAGTGGAGACAGGTAAGGAATCGGCGCTGACAACCGACGGTGTGGAAAATTTTGGCTATGCAACCGATAATGCCGGTTGGAAAAAGAGCGACAGACCTATCCTCAGCTGGTCGCCCGATTCGAAGAAGATCGCCACCTTTCAGCAGGATCAGCGGCATGTAAGCGACATGTACCTGGTGAAGACAAAAGTAGGTGCACCCGAATTGGCGGCGTGGAAATACCCGCTTCCCGGAGATGAGGATATCATCAGAATCTACCGGGTGATTATCGATATTACTAAAGATGATGGACTGGTGCGGCTAAAAATGGCCAGCGATGCGCGGCGTGGTTCGTTGTGTGATGATATCTCCTGCGAAGGTGGTTTTGACGATGTGAGCTGGAGCGACGACAGTAAAAAGCTGGTGTTTGTTTCTACATCGCGCGATCATAAAGAGGAGTATGTGCGTATTGCCGATTGCGAGACCGGAGAAGTTAATGATATTTTCGATGAGATAGTTGACACGCAATATGAATCGGGGCAGGGAACCATTAACTGGAAATATTTTTCAGCCACCAACGAGATCATCTGGTATTCGGAACGCAGCGACTGGGGCCACCTGTACCTTTACGATGCCACCAGCGGGGAAATAAAAAACCAAATTACATCGGGTGATTTTGTGGTACGGCAGGTACTTCGCTATGATGTGGAAAACAGGCAGATCTATTTTATTGCCGGAGGAAAAGAAGCCGGTGTAAATCCTTATTTCCGTTACCTCTACCGCGTTGATTTCAGCGGGAAAAACCTGACTTTACTGACTCCGGAAGAAGGCGATCATTCGGTAAACTTCTCTCCCGATGGAAACTATTTTACAGATACTTATTCGCAACCGGATGTTCCGGGAGTTACGGTGGTGAGAAATGCCGGGGGCAAACTGATTTCTACGCTTGAAAAAACCGATGTATCGCGTTTGGAAGCTACCGGATGGAAAGCACCGGAAGTATTCTCGGTTAAATCAGCCAACAAAAAATGGGATTTATATGGATTACTGTTCACGCCATCGAATCTCGATAAAACAAAGAAATACCCGGTGATTGTATACATTTATCCCGGGCCACAGGGAGGAAGTGTAGGATCGTGGAGTTTCAGTGCTTCCCGGAGAGATAACCAGGCGCTTGCCGAATTGGGCTTTGTGGTGGTGGTGCTGGAAGGAAGTGGTAATCCAAACCGCTCAAAATCTTTCCACGATGCTTCGTATGGAAATATGGCGGAGAACACACTTCCCGACCAGATTTCAGGATTGGAACAACTGTCGGAACGATATGGATTTTTTGATCTCGATAAAGTGGGTATCTGGGGACATTCAGGCGGTGGTTTTGCTACAGCATCTGCCATGTTCAAATATCCTGATTTTTTTAAAGTAGGAATTTCAGAATCGGGCAACCACGATAACCGGAATTATGAAGACGACTGGGGGGAACGATACAACGGACTGGAAACCTACGACGATAACGGCGTATCGAATTACGAGGATCAGGCCAACCAGCTGTATGCTAAAAACCTGAAAGGGAAGTTGCTAATTATTCATGGCGGAATGGATGACAACGTGCCTCCGTATAATACCTACCTGGTGGTTAACGCATTGATAAAGGCTAACAAGGATTTCGATATGATCATCTTGCCCAACGCCCGCCACGGTTATGGAGCCGACAGCTACTACATTATGCGACGACGCTGGGATTATTTTATCACCAACCTGATGAATGCTGTTCCTCCAAAAGAATACCAGATAAAAATTGCACCGGACCAGCGGGCAGTGCGCCGATAG
- a CDS encoding ester cyclase → MLETEKIKHLQESELRNRELIERVYDELWNKRNSAVLDECLSPNVVYRTPGTTCKGIEEYKQMYEMYASAFEKSHFEILDMIASNDKVVSRVLFTCVHTGDLAGIPASGKEVKMQAISICRIEHGKIVEEFEVFDELGMMQQIGMELHMKETVD, encoded by the coding sequence ATGTTAGAAACCGAAAAAATTAAACATTTACAAGAATCGGAGCTTAGAAACAGAGAGCTTATTGAGCGCGTTTATGATGAGTTGTGGAACAAACGTAATAGTGCAGTGCTGGATGAGTGTCTTTCTCCCAATGTTGTGTATCGCACGCCAGGTACCACCTGTAAGGGTATTGAAGAGTACAAACAGATGTATGAAATGTATGCATCGGCCTTTGAGAAATCGCATTTTGAAATTCTGGACATGATTGCTAGTAACGATAAGGTAGTAAGTCGTGTTTTGTTTACTTGTGTGCATACCGGCGATCTGGCTGGAATTCCGGCAAGCGGAAAAGAAGTTAAGATGCAGGCGATATCGATTTGCCGGATAGAGCACGGAAAAATTGTTGAAGAATTTGAGGTATTTGATGAACTGGGCATGATGCAGCAAATTGGTATGGAGCTACACATGAAAGAAACAGTAGATTAA
- a CDS encoding GYD domain-containing protein has protein sequence MAKYLVCGKYIGEGVKGLLSEGGSSRRSEIEKLVASLGGSVECVYYAFGEYDIYGIFDMPDSTVMAAFSLRAAASGLVTVSSVALITPEEIDEAAKRTGEYRAPGVNWLP, from the coding sequence ATGGCAAAATACCTGGTTTGTGGAAAATACATTGGAGAAGGAGTTAAAGGTTTGCTGAGCGAGGGAGGCTCGAGCCGGCGTTCGGAAATTGAAAAATTAGTGGCTTCGCTGGGCGGATCGGTGGAATGTGTGTATTATGCCTTTGGCGAATACGATATTTACGGCATTTTCGATATGCCCGACAGTACCGTCATGGCAGCTTTTTCGCTGCGGGCAGCGGCAAGCGGTTTGGTAACGGTGAGTAGCGTGGCATTAATAACACCCGAAGAAATTGACGAAGCAGCCAAAAGAACAGGGGAATATCGGGCTCCGGGTGTGAATTGGTTGCCCTAA
- a CDS encoding basic secretory protein-like protein: MNLKPFLKLFSVVLFVYALGCEAGAQTEKSSEFIKKETIKKDGYTLVYINKDEKFSAETGQRLKDTFFEVYPGMVAAYNKNAATEVTFVIDPAYDGVAATSNGSVVFNPRWFDRSPGDIDVVTHEVMHIIQDYGRTPGPWWVTEGIADYVRYKYGVDNEGAGWSLPDVKEDHKYDSSYRITARFFVWIVQNKNQDFVKEMDKIMRDHTYNKEVWVELTGKNPTDLWKEYIADPAI, translated from the coding sequence ATGAATCTTAAGCCTTTCCTGAAATTATTTTCAGTAGTACTATTTGTTTATGCATTGGGTTGCGAGGCCGGTGCACAAACCGAAAAATCATCAGAATTTATCAAAAAAGAGACCATTAAGAAAGATGGTTACACACTGGTTTACATTAACAAAGATGAAAAATTTAGTGCCGAAACCGGACAACGCCTAAAAGACACATTTTTTGAAGTTTATCCCGGAATGGTGGCTGCCTATAATAAAAATGCAGCTACGGAGGTAACTTTTGTAATCGACCCGGCGTACGATGGTGTTGCTGCCACATCGAACGGCAGTGTTGTTTTTAATCCGCGATGGTTCGACCGGTCGCCCGGCGATATTGATGTGGTAACACACGAGGTAATGCACATTATTCAGGATTACGGAAGAACGCCGGGGCCATGGTGGGTAACCGAAGGTATTGCCGACTACGTGCGTTATAAATATGGTGTTGACAACGAAGGCGCTGGCTGGTCGTTACCGGATGTAAAGGAGGACCACAAATACGATAGTTCGTACCGGATTACTGCCCGCTTTTTTGTTTGGATTGTACAAAATAAAAACCAGGACTTTGTAAAAGAAATGGATAAGATAATGCGCGATCATACCTACAACAAAGAGGTTTGGGTAGAGCTTACCGGCAAAAACCCGACCGATTTGTGGAAAGAATATATTGCTGATCCGGCAATTTAG
- a CDS encoding response regulator receiver domain, whose product MNNLPEYQELAQEIIAASIKKAIFVDDNATLPFSKESISDDFCSDLFQSFNQNNSVIDFFPYTNEVDVVEKILTGRNDLIILDWELSEKTPKYKNTLEIIRAIISNESPHFLCIYTNEESSKFSEILLMIKAHLNYYESQIEYKFDELPDFLDEFGIGLEDFSIDFDEIIFNYLLASNEDEKGLRKRIISELRKLFGKDFKAFNNLFPSFIEFCYRYKGFTKKDHDLVPFYTNSFKDNNCIVANNTIILVVQKKEIKPESFISGFSNSILNVPHSYLTLVSLDYRNKFLQQSSFLGKELQRINENAFYHHMIELGVEFENFIQELWKYDNTSFLNSFKSKVIENFEKFKNDNGIEENIDKQGDIYKELAKLNSYYNIAPKLFNSGRILFGDIFFVDDSDIVLLCITAHCDCLRPQKINNNFFFIEGKINNLKGTHLKDSDSGFKSFILIENEPKMIDWGDCKPFTLHIPEENNDKKNPIVVLMNNQEVKLTYINTLKENYAQRISNNAFGYASRVGISFAKWTQ is encoded by the coding sequence ATGAATAACCTTCCCGAATACCAAGAATTAGCTCAGGAAATAATAGCTGCTTCCATTAAAAAAGCAATTTTTGTTGATGATAATGCAACATTGCCTTTTTCAAAAGAAAGTATAAGTGACGATTTTTGCTCAGATTTATTTCAATCATTCAACCAGAATAATTCGGTCATTGACTTTTTCCCGTACACTAATGAAGTGGATGTTGTTGAAAAAATCTTAACAGGAAGAAATGATTTAATTATTTTAGATTGGGAATTATCAGAAAAAACACCGAAGTATAAAAACACATTGGAAATAATTAGAGCAATTATCTCCAATGAAAGCCCACATTTTTTATGTATTTATACAAACGAAGAGTCGAGTAAGTTTTCTGAAATATTATTAATGATTAAAGCCCATTTGAATTATTATGAATCACAAATTGAATATAAATTTGATGAACTTCCGGATTTTCTAGATGAATTTGGAATAGGACTGGAAGATTTTTCAATTGATTTTGATGAGATTATATTTAATTATCTTTTAGCTTCTAATGAAGATGAAAAAGGATTACGAAAAAGGATAATTTCAGAACTTCGAAAGTTATTTGGGAAAGATTTTAAGGCTTTTAACAATCTCTTTCCATCATTTATTGAATTCTGCTATCGCTATAAAGGATTCACCAAGAAAGATCATGATTTAGTTCCTTTCTATACCAATTCTTTTAAGGATAATAATTGTATTGTGGCTAATAATACAATCATTTTAGTAGTTCAAAAAAAAGAAATAAAACCGGAAAGTTTTATTTCGGGATTTTCAAACTCAATTTTGAATGTGCCTCACAGTTATTTGACTTTAGTGAGCCTGGACTACAGAAATAAATTTCTTCAGCAATCTTCATTTCTGGGAAAGGAACTTCAGCGAATAAATGAGAATGCCTTTTATCATCACATGATAGAATTAGGCGTTGAGTTTGAAAATTTTATTCAGGAGCTATGGAAGTATGACAATACTTCATTTTTAAATTCTTTTAAATCAAAAGTTATTGAAAACTTTGAAAAGTTTAAAAATGATAATGGGATTGAAGAAAATATTGACAAACAAGGTGATATATATAAAGAATTAGCAAAACTAAATTCGTATTATAATATCGCTCCGAAATTATTTAATTCTGGCAGGATTCTGTTTGGTGATATATTTTTCGTTGATGATAGTGATATTGTTCTGCTTTGCATTACTGCACATTGTGACTGTTTAAGACCTCAAAAGATTAATAATAACTTTTTCTTTATTGAAGGAAAGATTAATAATTTAAAAGGTACTCATTTAAAAGATTCTGATTCTGGTTTCAAATCTTTCATTCTTATTGAAAATGAACCAAAAATGATCGATTGGGGAGATTGTAAACCATTTACATTACACATTCCGGAAGAAAATAATGATAAAAAGAATCCAATAGTTGTATTAATGAACAACCAAGAAGTAAAGCTTACTTACATAAATACACTCAAAGAAAATTACGCCCAACGCATTTCAAATAATGCTTTTGGCTATGCAAGTAGAGTTGGTATTTCGTTTGCAAAATGGACTCAATAA